The nucleotide window TTCAATTCATCCACATCCACCTTCAGGAACGCCACATTTGTGAACTTCTTAGCAAACTCCGCCACAATTGGGGCAATGAAGCGGCACGGCCCACACCAAGAAGCTGTGAAATCCACTACAACCTACCCAAAATGTACCATAAcattattagaaataaataaccAATTATATACGGATACATGAACAAGGGAACAATAATTACGAACCAGTTTGTTGGAGTCTTCTGCCTTCTTGAGCTGATCCTTCCACTCATCCACGCTGTGGCAACCGATCACTACTCCTTCCTCCGccatttttcctcttcttctcacAACAATTggattctcttctcttcttttcttttcttttctgtcGATAAGATGATTCCGGCACAAGCTGTGTgccttctatatatatatatatattcgaaAATTCAACACGTTCCACACGCGCTCTC belongs to Arachis duranensis cultivar V14167 chromosome 8, aradu.V14167.gnm2.J7QH, whole genome shotgun sequence and includes:
- the LOC107460020 gene encoding thioredoxin H-type encodes the protein MAEEGVVIGCHSVDEWKDQLKKAEDSNKLVVVDFTASWCGPCRFIAPIVAEFAKKFTNVAFLKVDVDELKTVAEEWGIEAMPTFLFIKQGKLVDKVVGAKKDELQSTITKHVAAAA